GCGGAAGCCCAGCTCCTCGAAGATCATCCCCGGTACGAACATCCCCTTCAGCCCGGAGTCCGCGCGCACGGCGAAGTGCTCCATCATCTCGCCCAGCGTGCCCATGCGCGGGGCGGCGTGGACCAGCCTCTTCACCTCCTCGCGCACCTTGTTGTACAGCGGCGAGGTCCGGATGTCGGTGAGCTTCTTGTGGACTCCCAGGTACTTGTGCAGCGCCCCCACGTTGGGGGAGATGGACATCTGGTTGTCGTTGAGGATCACGATCAGGTCGCGGTCCGTGTCGCCCGCGTTGTTCAGCGCCTCGTAGGCGAGCCCGCAGGTCATGGAGCCGTCGCCGATGACGGCGATCACCTCGAAGTCCTGGTCCCGCAGGTCGCGCGCGGCGGCGATCCCGCAGGCGGCGGAGATGGAGGTGGCCGCGTGCCCGGCGCCGAACACGTCGTACTCCGACTCGTCGCGCCGCAGGAACCCGGACAGGCCGTGGCGGCGGCGGATGCTGGGCATCCGGTCGTTGCGGCCGGTGAGGATCTTGTGCGGGTACGCCTGGTGCCCCACGTCCCAGATGAGCTGGTCGCGCGGGGTGTCGAACACGCGGTGCAGCGCGATGGTCAGCTCCACTGTCCCCAGGTTGGAGCCGAAGTGGGCGCCCCTGTGCTCGGAGACGATGTCCAGAATCCGGTCGCGCACCTCGTCGGCGAGGGCGGCGAGACGTTCTGCTGGAAGCGCGCGGACGTCCGCGGGCGACTGGATCGAATCGAGAAGCGACACGGGACCCCTTCCTTCTTCTGCTTCAGGGATGGAGCGCCCATGCGAGCAACGCTCCGTAAACGGCACCGACCAGCACTTCGAACGGCGTGTGCCCCAGCAGCTCGCTGAGCCGCTGCGGCTTCAATGTATGGTAGTCCTTCAGTTCCTCCAACATGCGGTTGAGGATGCGCGCCTGCATCCCCGCCGCCCGGCGGATCCCGGTGGCGTCGTACATGAACACCAGCGAGAAGAACGCCGTCGCCCCGAAGAGCGGGGTGTCCCACCCCGCGCCCAGCCCCACCGCGGTCGTGAGCGCCGTCACCGAGGCCGCGTGCGCGGAAGGCATCCCGCCCGTCCCCACCAGCCGGGTGAAATCCGCGCGGCGCCTCACCACCAGCGCCCGCAGGAACTTGAACCCCTGCGCCGTGAGCATCGCCAGGAGCGCCAGCGCGAGCGGCGGGTTCCACCCCACCCCTTCCACGGCGGCGGCCCGGAGCGCCCCCAGCGCCCCGCTCACCGGCGCCGCTCCACCACGTACGCCGCGAGCGCCTCCAGCTCAGGCGAGACGATCCGCGCCTCGCGGAGCGCGCCGAGCGCCTCGTCCCGGCGCTCCCGCGCCAGCCGCCGCGCCCCCTCAACGCCGAAGAGCGCCGGGTAGGTGGACTTGCGCGAGGACTCGTCCTTCCCGGCCGTCTTCCCCAGCGCGTCGGAGGGGGCCACCACGTCCAGCACGTCGTCCACGATCTGGAAGGCCAGCCCCAGCGCCTCGCCGTACGCCGT
The nucleotide sequence above comes from Longimicrobiaceae bacterium. Encoded proteins:
- a CDS encoding divergent PAP2 family protein, with product MSGALGALRAAAVEGVGWNPPLALALLAMLTAQGFKFLRALVVRRRADFTRLVGTGGMPSAHAASVTALTTAVGLGAGWDTPLFGATAFFSLVFMYDATGIRRAAGMQARILNRMLEELKDYHTLKPQRLSELLGHTPFEVLVGAVYGALLAWALHP
- a CDS encoding polyprenyl synthetase family protein, which translates into the protein AERGRLVAELCAAAGSGGMVGGQLLDLEGEGAELDAAALERVHRAKTGALLAVSLRLGAMAARGRPEQLRALTAYGEALGLAFQIVDDVLDVVAPSDALGKTAGKDESSRKSTYPALFGVEGARRLARERRDEALGALREARIVSPELEALAAYVVERRR